In one Pseudomonas sp. 31-12 genomic region, the following are encoded:
- a CDS encoding rubredoxin, whose protein sequence is MKKWQCVVCGLIYNEADGWPDDGIAPGTLWQDVPEDWLCPDCGVGKMDFEMIEIN, encoded by the coding sequence ATGAAAAAGTGGCAATGTGTGGTCTGCGGCCTGATCTATAACGAAGCCGACGGCTGGCCGGACGACGGCATTGCGCCCGGCACGCTGTGGCAAGACGTACCGGAAGACTGGCTGTGCCCGGACTGCGGCGTAGGCAAGATGGATTTCGAAATGATCGAAATCAACTAA
- a CDS encoding chorismate lyase, whose translation MPHSKSPSATPLWLPQSQLTPLPDTSTLDWLFDEGSLTRRLIRLSNDGFSVTPLFEGWQSLRADECAALELAEGSEGWVREVYLRGHGEAWVFARSVAARSALQGDGLHMDELGSRSLGELLFCDHAFQRRAIEVCHYPQEWLPLESRAPELWGRRSRFDRGALSVLVAEIFLPALWLATRAHPENC comes from the coding sequence GTGCCGCACTCAAAATCCCCCTCCGCAACCCCGCTGTGGCTTCCTCAAAGCCAACTGACGCCCCTCCCCGACACGTCTACCCTCGACTGGCTGTTCGACGAAGGCTCCCTGACCCGACGCCTGATCCGTTTGTCGAATGACGGCTTCAGCGTCACACCGCTGTTTGAAGGCTGGCAATCGCTGCGCGCCGACGAATGTGCTGCCCTGGAGCTGGCCGAAGGCAGTGAAGGCTGGGTGCGCGAGGTGTATCTGCGCGGTCACGGTGAAGCCTGGGTGTTTGCCCGCAGCGTGGCGGCGCGTAGTGCGTTGCAGGGCGATGGATTGCATATGGACGAACTGGGCAGCCGATCGCTGGGCGAACTGCTGTTTTGCGATCATGCGTTCCAGCGTCGCGCCATCGAGGTTTGTCACTATCCTCAGGAATGGCTGCCGCTGGAGTCCCGAGCTCCCGAACTCTGGGGCCGTCGCTCGCGGTTCGACCGTGGCGCCTTGAGCGTGCTGGTGGCCGAGATCTTCTTGCCGGCCTTGTGGCTCGCCACCCGCGCCCACCCGGAGAACTGCTGA
- the ubiA gene encoding 4-hydroxybenzoate octaprenyltransferase encodes MYQSLLKSLNRVNPRAWDFIQLTRMDKPIGIYLLLWPTLWALWIAGEGSPSLANIVIFVLGVVLTRAGGCVINDWADRKVDGHVKRTEQRPLVSGKISSKEALVFFAVLMGVSFLLVLCTNAKTVWLSLGGLALAFSYPFMKRYTYYPQVVLGAAFSWGMPMAFTAETGELPAAAWLLWIANLLWTVGYDTYYAMTDRDDDLKIGVKSTAILFGDADRAIILTLQGLALGCLLLAGSKFELGGWFHLGLLAAAGCFAWEFWYTRGKDRMRCFKAFLHNHWAGLAIFVGIVLDYATR; translated from the coding sequence ATGTACCAGAGCCTGCTCAAGTCCCTGAACCGCGTGAACCCTCGGGCCTGGGATTTCATTCAACTGACCCGCATGGACAAGCCGATCGGCATTTATTTGCTGCTGTGGCCAACGTTGTGGGCACTCTGGATTGCCGGTGAAGGTTCGCCTTCGTTGGCCAATATTGTGATTTTCGTGCTCGGCGTGGTACTGACCCGCGCCGGTGGTTGTGTGATCAACGATTGGGCCGACCGCAAGGTCGATGGCCACGTGAAACGCACCGAGCAGCGGCCGCTGGTGAGCGGCAAGATCAGCTCGAAAGAAGCCCTGGTGTTCTTCGCGGTGCTGATGGGCGTGAGCTTTTTGCTGGTGCTATGCACCAATGCGAAGACGGTCTGGTTATCGCTGGGTGGTTTGGCGCTGGCCTTCAGCTACCCGTTCATGAAGCGCTACACCTATTACCCGCAAGTGGTGCTGGGCGCAGCGTTCTCCTGGGGCATGCCAATGGCGTTCACCGCCGAAACCGGTGAACTGCCGGCCGCCGCGTGGCTGCTGTGGATTGCCAACCTGCTCTGGACCGTGGGCTACGACACTTATTACGCGATGACCGATCGCGACGACGACTTGAAGATCGGCGTGAAATCCACCGCGATTCTGTTTGGGGATGCGGACCGGGCGATCATCCTGACCTTGCAGGGGTTGGCGCTGGGCTGCCTGTTGCTGGCCGGGTCGAAATTCGAGCTGGGAGGCTGGTTCCACTTGGGACTGCTGGCGGCGGCGGGCTGTTTTGCGTGGGAGTTCTGGTACACCCGTGGCAAGGACCGGATGCGCTGCTTCAAGGCGTTTTTGCACAACCACTGGGCCGGGTTGGCGATATTTGTCGGGATTGTGCTGGATTACGCTACTCGCTGA
- the phoB gene encoding phosphate regulon transcriptional regulator PhoB, whose protein sequence is MVGRSILIVDDEAPIREMIAVALEMAGYDCLEAENSQQAHAIIVDRKPDLILLDWMLPGTSGIELARRLKRDELTGDIPIIMLTAKGEEDNKIQGLEVGADDYITKPFSPRELVARLKAVLRRAGPTDGEAPIEVGGLLLDPISHRVTIDGKPAEMGPTEYRLLQFFMTHQERAYTRGQLLDQVWGGNVYVEERTVDVHIRRLRKALGDAYENLVQTVRGTGYRFSTKA, encoded by the coding sequence ATGGTTGGCAGGAGCATTCTGATCGTCGACGACGAAGCGCCCATTCGCGAAATGATCGCCGTTGCGTTGGAAATGGCCGGCTATGACTGCCTGGAGGCGGAAAACTCCCAGCAGGCCCATGCCATCATCGTCGACCGCAAGCCGGACCTGATCCTGCTCGACTGGATGCTGCCCGGCACGTCCGGCATCGAGCTGGCCCGTCGCCTTAAGCGCGATGAGCTGACCGGGGACATCCCGATCATCATGCTCACCGCCAAAGGCGAAGAGGACAACAAGATCCAGGGCCTGGAAGTCGGCGCTGACGATTACATCACCAAGCCGTTTTCCCCGCGCGAGCTGGTGGCGCGTCTCAAAGCCGTGCTGCGCCGTGCCGGTCCTACCGATGGCGAGGCGCCGATCGAAGTCGGCGGCCTGCTGCTCGACCCGATCAGCCACCGCGTGACCATCGACGGCAAACCCGCCGAGATGGGCCCGACCGAATACCGTCTGCTGCAGTTTTTCATGACTCACCAGGAACGCGCCTACACCCGTGGCCAGTTGCTGGATCAGGTCTGGGGCGGCAATGTGTATGTCGAAGAACGTACTGTCGACGTGCACATCCGTCGTCTGCGCAAAGCCCTCGGTGATGCCTACGAGAATCTGGTACAAACCGTGCGCGGCACCGGTTACCGCTTTTCGACCAAAGCCTGA
- the phoR gene encoding phosphate regulon sensor histidine kinase PhoR — MLLLVTGCLVIGLITGYYGWSLAAGLGLYLAWTLKQLLRLHEWLRLHKPDEAPPDGYGLWGEVFDSIYHLQRRDQRVRGRLQAVIDRVQESTAALKDAVIMLDSEGNLEWWNRAAETLLGLKTPQDSGQPVTNLVRHPRFKEYFEQDSYAEPLEIPSPINDRLRIQLYITRYGNNEHLMLVRDVTRIHQLEQMRKDFIANVSHELRTPLTVICGYLETLLDNVEEVNPRWTRALQQMQQQGGRMQTLLNDLLLLAKLEATDYPSDNQPVAIDGLLQSITSDAQQLSGQKNQRITLEADPTILLKGSEAELRSAFSNLVFNAVKYTPAEGNIRIRWWGDEQGAHLSVQDSGIGIDSKHLPRLTERFYRVDSSRNSNTGGTGLGLAIVKHVLLRHRARMEISSVPGHGSTFTCHFAPAQVTKSRVISTAD; from the coding sequence ATGTTGTTGCTGGTGACCGGCTGTTTGGTGATCGGCTTGATTACCGGCTACTACGGCTGGAGCCTCGCCGCGGGCCTGGGCCTTTACCTGGCCTGGACCCTCAAGCAATTGCTGCGGCTGCACGAATGGCTGCGCCTGCACAAACCCGATGAAGCACCCCCTGACGGCTATGGCCTGTGGGGTGAAGTGTTCGACAGCATCTACCACCTGCAACGTCGCGACCAACGCGTGCGCGGACGCCTGCAAGCGGTGATCGATCGGGTCCAGGAATCCACCGCCGCACTGAAAGACGCCGTCATCATGCTCGACAGCGAGGGCAACCTGGAATGGTGGAACCGCGCCGCCGAAACCCTGCTCGGCCTCAAGACGCCGCAAGACAGCGGTCAGCCGGTCACCAACCTGGTGCGTCATCCGCGCTTCAAGGAATATTTCGAGCAGGACAGCTACGCCGAACCGCTGGAAATCCCGTCACCGATCAACGATCGCCTGCGCATTCAGCTGTACATCACTCGCTACGGCAATAACGAACACCTGATGCTGGTGCGCGACGTGACGCGCATCCATCAGTTGGAACAGATGCGCAAAGACTTCATTGCCAACGTGTCCCACGAATTGCGCACACCGCTGACGGTGATCTGCGGCTACCTGGAAACCCTGCTCGACAATGTCGAGGAAGTGAACCCGCGTTGGACCCGTGCCCTGCAGCAAATGCAGCAGCAAGGCGGGCGCATGCAGACCTTGCTCAATGACTTGCTGTTGCTGGCCAAACTGGAAGCCACCGATTACCCGTCGGACAACCAGCCCGTGGCCATCGACGGCCTGCTGCAATCGATCACCAGCGATGCCCAGCAGCTGTCCGGCCAGAAAAACCAGCGCATTACCCTGGAAGCCGACCCGACGATTCTGCTCAAGGGCAGCGAAGCCGAGTTGCGCAGCGCGTTTTCCAATCTGGTGTTCAACGCGGTGAAATACACCCCGGCCGAAGGCAATATCCGCATTCGCTGGTGGGGTGATGAGCAAGGTGCACACCTGAGCGTGCAAGACTCCGGAATCGGCATCGACAGCAAACACCTGCCGCGCCTGACCGAACGTTTCTACCGCGTCGACTCCAGCCGCAACTCCAACACCGGCGGCACCGGGCTGGGCCTGGCGATCGTCAAACACGTACTGTTACGCCATCGTGCACGGATGGAAATCAGCAGTGTGCCGGGGCATGGCAGCACGTTTACCTGCCATTTCGCGCCTGCCCAAGTCACCAAATCGCGGGTCATCAGCACCGCCGACTGA